tcagtttatttttatcatttttttcatATGCGTCTATGTGCGCTCtttctttagtgtgtgtgtgtgtgtgtgtgtgcaccgtCAAGAGGCAGAACTTGTGGaaatgaaatgtctgtgtttattcattcacaAGAGAAAAGTTCGTGCCTTTTTCACCATTTACACAAAACTAAGTCCAGCTGACATCATTTCCccaaacttttatattttaatgcgTCTATAACGAACAGAATAACAattcttgtcatttttaaaaccaACATTCTTCATATTTCTaacgaaaaaataaaaataaataacctccacagttttgttgtttttagttcGTGTGAAGTTTGAAATGAGAATGACAAGAAATCACCACAGTCACGGATCCAAACAGAGATTTATTAAAACCACAATCGGTAAATGAATAGCCTACATATTTGTGCATTTTCAGGAGACTGACTttatcccacacacacacacacgcgcgcgcgcacacacacaaacacacacagtcactttgTAGAGGTCCAcgtattttttttcttacaatTTACATTGTGCATGTATATCCACATATGTACAAAATCCATTTATTACAGTACATTTAatttcaaacaacaacaaaaaacacgagagataaaactaataaaaaacaggCCCATttgttaaaaattaaaattgatATTTTTGTAAAGAATTTttagagagaaacacaaagaaaatgaggCCTTTGATGTGCgagtaaaaacattttcctcagagaCTAAAAATataggttgtttttgtgtaaggGGGAAATGTGCTGTTTATAGTTGGTCCCATATAATCTCGTACGcacatttatctatttatatcttttttttttaacaatacacacaaaTTCAACGGTAGCTGATAGATCTCTCACAAAACTCCAGTTATACGTCCATGACAAACGATACATAGACTTGTTCGACACAATGAAATcacagtgagaaagaaaaaagaagtaaaCTTTGGAGAACGGGTCACACAATCGTGATTTTGGTGATTGGGTGTTTATATTGCACATCTGTACTTACATAAAAGTTTAAATCACTAGATTATAGCCTGTCTGCCTGCAAATCTTTTCTGGGGAATGTTTCGGGGGGGCGGTCAGAGTGTGGCCGGACTAAGTGTACTCCGGACCGGACGACTCTTCTGACAAGGACCGCTGTGCTCCGAATGGGTCAAACCCATTTTCATCTACTGGCAGGCAGTTCCCTGCCGAGCTGTAGCCCTTCTTCTtagctctcctctcctccatcctgaTGGTATCGTACAGCCCCTGCGGAGCCTCCTCTAACAGGTTATCTCGCTCTGAGTGGGACGGTTTCATTTGGCACACGTtgcgcagcagcagcaaggcTGGTGCGTAAAGCACATTGACGAGACCCATACCCAGATTGAGCTGTACAAACCCGTGATTGTGCACTATCTGCCCGGCCACTATAGGACCCATAGCATAAGCAACAGAATAGGAAATATCTGCTAGGGCGTAAACACTACCATACACCGAGACATGACGCACGTCGACCAAGAACGCGAGTGTGGGCAGCAGCGCGGTGTCGACGAGTGCGATGCCAAAACAAATACCGCACAACGGGGCGATGAGCTGTCCAAAAGTTTTGCATGCGGGCACTGTGCAGGAGCTGGCTCCTATGATAACCATACCCAACGCTCCGTAAAACCACTGCAGATGTGGATGCTTCGATGCCAATTTAACTGTAATGTACACACCGAGCACGTGAGGGAAGAAGGCTGGGAGCCAGGTGATTCCCATCTCCCACTGAGAGGAGTGCATGGTGCTCTCCATCCAGTTGGAGATGGTGGGCTCCAGAAAGGCAAGGGGGATGTTGCACACTGTGAGCGCCCCGGCCACCACAGCTATGTACGGGTCCATAATGAGTTTGTAAATGGGGGTGCCGACTGGCATGTTCTCTCTAGTCCTGTTGGAGAACGGCTTGATCACGGTGAGCAGCAGGACACCGTCCGCCAGGCAAATGCAGGCGAGCACGATGAAGGGCACTTTCTTGCCCGCGAACTCGTACAGGATGCCCCCGAAAGGAGGCGCCACGAGGCTCCCGAAAGAGATGAAGGCCAGGGCGATGCCGAGCGCCCGgctcctctcaccctcctccgTGTATTTGTCTGCGATCATCGCGATCCCAGACGTGTCCGCGAAAGCAGAGCCCAAGCCCTGCAAACTTCTGGCCACGAAGAGCGTCGCATAGTTCTCCCCAATCGCAAATATGCAGGTGGACACGAACATAACAGAGAGTCCAATTAAAAGTGGGATGTCATATCCAACCCGGTCTATGAAAGTTCCGGACAGCGGGTTGACTAAGAGCTGCAGGATGGCTTTGGATGCGAAGAGCACTCCTATCTGGATGTCTAAGTTGTTCTTGTTGATTTTGTACATTGTGCTGTTGGCTGAAGAGTTGGGGTGCATCACTAGGTGGACGTGCTCTGACTGCTCACTCTCCAGATCAGCCAGATAGTCTGGGATAATTGGCACGATTACCATGTAGAGCATATTGTCCAGCAGGAGAGCCACGCAAACAATCACTAATATGATCCGTCTCTGCTGGTGTGGATCCTTCATCGCGGTGCCCAACCGCTTGGTTTTCTCTCCCATCTCGGACAGTTTTATGGCGGCAGATTTCGCCAGCCCGGAGGATCTCCCCTCTCCTTCCATggtgtgcttttttttttggttgtaaAGATAAGTTTTTCGGTAAAAAAAATTGTCCTTGTGCTTCTCCCCGTCTGCTGCCGATCTCTCAGCGCCTCGGATGACTCATGGGTGTTTTCTCTACATGGAAGTGATGCTCTCCGTCCTCACCTCGCCTGCGCGTAAAGGGAGAGGCGCACAGGAACTTGGCTGCCTCATCGGCGGAGATGGCTTTCTTCAGCTGCCTCAACTTGTCCTCGCCTCAGCCCCATCCGACTTTGTTTCATGATCTCCCGAGAAGTGACGTGGTGAAGTCGCAGGTTTCCTGCACCGCGCAGAGTTTTCGGTCGCTAATCTTACATGGCAACGTTTGTTTGGAGCGATTTTGTTACTTATTTGCCAGCCCGCGGACGCTCCAAGACTCTCATCTCCGTGCTCATGTCTCCTATCACCTGTGGCACTTTTGCGCTCAGCTCTGAGACCACGAGTGACTTCTTGGCCATTGGTGCACATTAACCCGCTGGTTCTCCGCTATTTTAGTCgcttttttttgtctccccCCTTTTCACCAAGCGCTATGACGCATTAGCAGCTTGCCCCCAAGTGGATCCCTTCGTCACTTGCCTCCTTTATGTTAATTTCCAACCGTGGCAGCAATCACTTCAACCAATAAGAGCCAGTGAGTGCAACTCGGCCCCTCCACACGAGCAGGGaaggaaaaggttttttttttccttctattATTCCTAATGTCCAGAGTGTGACTCCTGACTCTGGAGTCGTGGAAAAAATTGAATTTCACTTATTGGCATATACGCACAAACATGAAGTGAAGATATCTGCAATGATAAATGTGCAGTAAAGACAATCAGTCTGATTTTAATCTGAAAATAAggtacaaataaaacaaacacacgaaGACATAAGAGACATCTTCAGAAAACGACAGAACACAAAATGACTATAAACTTAATAATAAATCTCAAATTATACAAAGAATATTTTAAAGAAGTCACCTATTTGCGATGTTAAGACTTAATGAAATATTCAAGTGGATTCATTGAGTGAAAGTTTCTAGTTCAATGTTTTTAAGGGACTTTCTCTGCCATTGACTCAAACTGCTACAGGAGCTGACGAGCTTTCAGCACCACGAGGCTGTGGACAGCTCCTGTCGCACGTGCATCTTCTCTCACACTTTcctttattacattatattacatttagctgaggcttttatccaaagcgacttacaataagtgcattcaaccatgagggtacaaacccagaacaacaagaatcaagaaagtacaatttcttcaaaaaagcaaaactacaaagttcCTCACCTTTAGTTTGATCACGTGTCACCATCGAAtaacaacatttataaaaacatcgTCTCAATATAACAGGACTTCACATAAAGATCCAAGCTCCTGAGATGAAATCagttaaaacacacacgtccATGTGCAGAGCCTTTTAAATTTTGCATGAGACTCTAGCACCACCTTGTGGTGGAAATCTATAAGTACACACAGACGTCCATGAAAATCTTCTCTGTAACTCAATGGTGTGAAGCTTCCTCTTAAGTTTTAAATAACCAAATAttacacacacaataagaaTAAGTGTAAATTAGTCGTTTCGTCCTTTTAAGAGTTAACacacttttatcttttttcttctgtttttcaatttttattgTCTTCCTCTACTCTGGCAAGACTTTATTTGGAGTCACCAAATTTAGTATATGAGCAGATAAACATAACTGTAATTATAGCATGCTATGAAATAGGTATAAGGATGCTTCTGTTTACAAAGGTGTTTGTCAGCGACTCTGACTCCTTCTGTGAACACCATATGCAGCCATTATAACTAGATAATGAATGACAATacgttaaaaaaacattagcaCTTAAAATTATCATTGTCACCTAAGACTAAATAATAGGGAAATAGAAAAGTATTACATgtagtaaaacatttttatttaatgtaaatgctaaataataagatttaaattgttacatgttgttaaattgtaaaaggctcttttatttatgttaGGCTGTTCTATCATTATGTACCACTAGAGGGCGGTGAAGACCTGCATATAATAACAAATGTGTAATTTATGAGCTAAATCCAGAATCAAGTGGAGCATCACTAAGATTGAGGCAACAACCGAGTACATGTGTCTGTATTTTGAGTTTATTAATCCAAGaagtttttctaaaatgttgtatttatcaCTCAAGGAACAATTGATTCCAcaaatgagcaaacacacacacacacacacaatcaaagcATAAATCAAAGTCCTTAGTGCATTTATCAGTCTACACACAAGGCAAAGTAATAGTTGGTTGTTCATAAATCTATTGGCTTCTGGAATAAAACCAATCATCCATCTATTTATTCTCCATCTAcagatttttctatttttttctattttctttatttgtaggatttcttttttactgtACATCATAGTCCTCTATTTGGAAATATCCTTGTACAGAATATTTATATATCCTAAACTATTATTTACAATATCTATTTAactgtagtaaaaaaaaatgtataaagtaaaagtaaagtttgGACATTTAGTGTCTTGAATATAAATCACTGGAAAAAGAGAGTCTGAATctcaaataattcaaatatctATCCATTTTAGAATAACAACATCTAATTTCCATCCTATATCTGACAACATATCTTGATATATGTCGTTTATGATGATGGTTATGTAAAGCAGGAGGTTGGATGATGGTCTGTGTGAGCAGACGAGGGGAGTTTCCAGTTTGTTCAGTGGATGATTTGATGCAGAAAAGACCAGAATGAATTCACCAACAGGGGGATTAACACCACACAGGAAATAACTGCCCAATTTCACTAATGAGAGCGgctcagcacagcagcagctgttagATAAACACTTTTCATATCATAGCTTTGCTCCACACACCCTGCTACAGCTTGTTTTCCTCTTGAATCAAACAGGTTTCATACTGGTGACGGTGCAGAGATGTGAACACGCGGATAATCTCTGTACAAAGTCGCTCTAGTAACTTGGCATCAGCAGCAATCCTTTAAAGATGCTTTCAGGAACAATCTACTGTACGTCACGGCTTTGACCCAGTTGGTGTTGTCAAGACATGATTATGGTTTCACACACGTTAGCGTTATGTAAGATCTTTGTTTTGATCATGTGACCTGTCTCCTTCCTGTCATCTAATCTGACCCATGGACTCCAACGTGTAGCGTTTAAAAGAGCTCTCACGCTCACCTTTGACCCAACCTTTTGCATCATGGTGAGTTTACGCAACTAATGTTGTCCTACCATGACCTGTGGGCTCCAACTTTTAGtcagtaaagtctgtttatttctttcccaCACTGTAGCTCCGCAGCTGTCATGTGCACTTAAACAGATCATCAGCCGGTGGCATATAAAGTGCTTTTCAACCATAATCCTcattttttacaataaagtCCCAATGTATTTTAATTCTTGTATCAAaatctatatataaaaaataacatcaatatcattttattttataaaaacgTATTACaccattttatttaaattttttaaatattacaagtttaaaataaaaaaatgtattattattttgcattgTTTTGGAAATTCAAATCATAGTATGTTTTTCAAGGCTGTAGATATCATTATAATGGTCATATCCTAtgagttttaataataattttagattttaaagtgATAAACAAACTGCATATGGAATATTAGTTAAGGCAGATTTTAGCATCTTAAAATTGCTCAAAATTTGATTGTTTTGGACGTAATTTGATGAAATGACAggatttattatctttattgcgaaaaaaaattaaaatgttacaatTCAGCCAGTGCGTATAGAAGACTTTGAAGCGGCATCATGTGGGGAGATATAACCTCCATAAAATACTGCACTTTGTGATTTAAATACAACAATTAtgaaagaacattttgaaaacagatttgagatatttgtttgtcAAACATCTCTCGGTGTGTTGGGGAAACTAACAACCTCAGTAATTCAACATCTCTGTCCCTGGTGTCGTTGACTTCTTAAGGTCAAAATCTGACTCCGATTAACTAAATCTCTCGGAACATGTCACATGTCTGCATGcgtgtggtgctgctgctgtttttgctGCGTAAGgacagatgttttcctctggtatttttttttttttgatacaCCATCTGTCTGTGACCGTGACATCACATTCACCTCAGCTCCTGTATCATCGCAGCCGGGGACACCTTCACCATCTCCCTGTGGCTGGATGCTGATCTAAATCCTGTCTCCGCCAAATGAAACCCGTCAGATCTAATTATTTGTACAATGGGTTTGGAAGGAAGCTCAACGAGGCTAAATCCGTCTGTGACAAGTCGTCCTCCTTCATTCCTGTGAGCTTGATGCTATTACTGCTGCTTCTATCTACAGCTCGGACTGAATTAGATCACTGGCCCACAACACTGTCTTGTAATCGGCCGTCAGTCAAAGGGACGACTCCTTCCAAGAAATTGAAGCTAATCTGTCAGATTCCTCAGACTTCCTGAGAAAACCCCCCGATCAGCCCAAATTAACATAGAACT
This is a stretch of genomic DNA from Hippoglossus stenolepis isolate QCI-W04-F060 chromosome 21, HSTE1.2, whole genome shotgun sequence. It encodes these proteins:
- the slc18a3b gene encoding probable vesicular acetylcholine transporter-B is translated as MEGEGRSSGLAKSAAIKLSEMGEKTKRLGTAMKDPHQQRRIILVIVCVALLLDNMLYMVIVPIIPDYLADLESEQSEHVHLVMHPNSSANSTMYKINKNNLDIQIGVLFASKAILQLLVNPLSGTFIDRVGYDIPLLIGLSVMFVSTCIFAIGENYATLFVARSLQGLGSAFADTSGIAMIADKYTEEGERSRALGIALAFISFGSLVAPPFGGILYEFAGKKVPFIVLACICLADGVLLLTVIKPFSNRTRENMPVGTPIYKLIMDPYIAVVAGALTVCNIPLAFLEPTISNWMESTMHSSQWEMGITWLPAFFPHVLGVYITVKLASKHPHLQWFYGALGMVIIGASSCTVPACKTFGQLIAPLCGICFGIALVDTALLPTLAFLVDVRHVSVYGSVYALADISYSVAYAMGPIVAGQIVHNHGFVQLNLGMGLVNVLYAPALLLLRNVCQMKPSHSERDNLLEEAPQGLYDTIRMEERRAKKKGYSSAGNCLPVDENGFDPFGAQRSLSEESSGPEYT